A segment of the Desulfofundulus kuznetsovii DSM 6115 genome:
AGCATAGATAGTGGGATAGATGAAGATACTGCCATGTTATTATTTGCAATTTGCACACAGCCTGACATAAATTTACTAAAAGTAAGATATATGGTTGAATGCCCATATTGTTACCGCAAACTAGCAATTTTCAACAATCCTATGGAAATTCCTGAGCAAGTTTATTGTCCTGAAGATGAGGCAGATATACCTGTAAAAAAAGATAATATAGTAATATGGTTTGAATTATTAAGTGAACCGCAGGATCAACCAATTTAATTCGCAGATTTCCCCGGTTATCGGAGGTGGGGTAGAAGTGGAACCTAGAAAACTTTCTATCGAAAAATTCTCCTGCTGTTCTCTCTGGCAGGAATGCGAGAAAGCAGGCCGCTGTGTTCAGGAAGGAAATAGCGTCATTTCCCGGGAACAATATCTGGAAAACTGTACGCTGGCGCAGCGGTACCGGAGGGGAAAAAGGCAATCAACCTCCGAAAAACAGACGTTAATCCATGAGCAGTTAAGGTTGTTTTAACATCAAAGAAAGGATGGAATAAATGTCAAGAATTCTGGTTGTCGGCGATGTCCACGGCTGCCGCCACCTGTTGGAAGCAGTCCTGCACCGAGCAGGCTACAACCCTGATCGGGACCGGCTGATTCTATTGGGGGACTATATCGATCGTGGCCCGGACAGCAAGGGGACGCTGGAATTGGTTCGGAGTTTGGTGAATAACGGTGCCGTTGCCCTCCGCGGCAACCACGAGCAGATGCTCCTGGACGCCATCAGGAACCCGGACCCGGTAAATGAATTGGGAACGTGGTTGAACAACGGCGGTAGGGCAACGTTGAATAGTTTTGGGACTTACTCTGTAAAATTGCTAGCTAGATGGCGGGATTTTCTGGAAAGTTTACCGTTGATCCACCAAGAAGAAGAATATATTTTTGTACACGCCGGGGTATTTCCGGGCAGGGAACTGCAGACCGACATCGACCTGCTCTGGATTCGGGAGCGTTTTCTTTTTTATCCCGGAGCACCGGTACCTGGTCATGTAGTAGTCTTTGGCCACACGATGACTACGATTATTCCCGGCCACGAATGCGCCAGGCCCTGGTTTGCGCCGGGGCGCATTGGAATTGACACCGGTGCGTTCAAAACGGGCATTTTAACATGCCTGCAGTTACCCTGTCACTACTGGCAGACAGGGTGACTGTCGGCAGGGCAGAAAACACAATCGGGGTAAATACTTTTTCCAAGGAGGGTTTTTTATGAACGCTGCCGAATGGCAAAAAGAACTCGAAAGAGTATCATATGTACCGGCCAGGGAGATCTGCGCCGTCCTCTCCCTGGCTGAAGTACTCAAGAAACCTGTGCTTGTCGAGGGTCCGCCCGGTGCCGGCAAAACCTATCTGGCGAAAGCGGCGGCCAGGGTGCTGGGTGCAAAACTCGTACGTCTGCAGTGCTACGAGGGAATCGACGTCAGCAGAGCAGTCTACGAGTACAACTACGGCAAACAACTCTTGTATTTGAACGCTCTTCGTGACCGGGTGGCGCAGGTACTGAACGGCACGAAGAGCCTGGGGGAAGCCGTAAGCATTCTCGACCGGGAAGCCCCCTTTTGGGGTGAAGAATTTCTGGTACGCAGGCCGGTTCTGGAAGCGTTGGCTCCCGGGGATGGGGTGCCGCGCGTTCTGCTTGTCGACGAGGTAGACCGCGCCGACAGGGAATTTGAAGCCCTGTTGCTGGAGGCCCTCTCCGACTGGGCAATATCTATTCCCGAATACGGAACGGTAATTGCAGAAAAGGAACCCCTAACCATACTTACTTCCAACAGGACGAGAGACCTGTCTGACGCCCTCCGCCGCAGGTGTCTCTATCTATGGCTGGATCTGCCCGACAGGAACAGAGAGGCCAAAATCATCGAAGCACAGGTACCCGGTGCGAGCAGAGAATTTGCCCGTAAGGTGGCCTGTTTCATGGAAGAATACCGGAGGATGTCGCCGAAACACACACCATCAGTAGCGGAAGCGGTAGAACTGGCCCTGGCGCTCCTGACTACCGCCGGTGAAGAATTCAGTGTCGAGGATATTGAGTCGGCTTTACCCGTTTTCGCGAAAAACAGGGACGACGTAAAGCTCGGCGTGCGTGCAGCGGAAAAAACACTCAAAAGGGCCGAAGGGGGCGCGGGAAGTGCTGAGTAGTGATACGCTCCTGCGTTCCCTGACGGGTTTCGTAGAATACGTAAGAAAGAAAGGGTTACAGGTGAGCCCCGCCGAAGCCGCAGACGCGGTACAGGCTGTGCAGGTACTTGCACCCCTTTCCCTGTCCAACCTGCGCGAAGTTCTCCGGCCCTGTATGGTTAAAAGCGTCGCCGGTTTTAAAAAGTTCGACGACGCCTTTGACGAATACTTCCTGGATGACAAAAAACCTGTAGTGGTCGCCGTGACCGCCCTGGCCTCTTTAGAGGCCGGGGGGTCCGGTCGGAAAAAAGGAAAGAAATGGTCTAGAGGTGCATCCGGTAGTACAGATGAGGATACGGACGGACACCGCACGGAACAACCGGTACCTGGCAGGCATGTAGGATGGAAAGAATCTCTGGTAAAACTGGAAGATGGAACCCGGCTTCCCGAATCGTTCAGGTTGTTCATGGCCGGTGAAAAATTTTCCGCTGCGGCGGAGCTGGCGCGAAACCCACTGACAGATGCAGACCGGAAGGCAATCACTGCAGTCCTGGGCAGGCTGGCCGTATACGGTGAACTGACTGGGGAGGACCTGCCTGCCGTAACTGAAATGCTCAGAGAATACGTTGAACTGGGTAAGGCAGTGGAGAAATCGCGTTCTCAAATTTCCAGTAAGAGAGACGTTTCCGACAGGAGAATAGAAACCGGGGAATACCGTCCACATATTCATGCACCTGTCGTTCGGGTAGACAGTATCCCGCCGGATCTGCTCAACGCCAGGCTGGAGAAGCTGGACAGGAAACGTCTTGCCCTGTTGACCGCGGAAATAGAGCGGGCGGCGGCTGCCCTGAAGCCGTTTTTTGCCCGGACACCCGGCCCGGCCAGCAGGAAAAAGGCGCTTGACTACAGGAAAACCCTGCACGGTAGCCTGGCCACGTTCTGCGAGCCGTTTAAATTGTTCTACAGCGCAAAAAGGCGCAAACTGCGCAGAGTGGTCACTGTTTGCGACCTGTCCGGGTCGGTTAAAAACGTGACCGGTTTGTACCTGGCGTTCATGTACGGCCTGCATCAGGCATTTGAAGGCCGGGCAAGGCATTTTGTGTTCGTATCCGAAATTGACGAAGTTACGCCGTACTTCAGCCTGAACTCTTACGAAGAATGTTTCGACAGGGTAACCCGCGCCGCAGCGGTGGACTACAGGGGTTTCTCCAATTACGGGAAGATGCTCAGGAAACTCTTCGATAAATATCGTGACGCTTTCGACCACGAGACCGTAGTAATGTTCCTGGGCGATGCCCGGACAAACAAGTACGACCCGGAAGCGGACATTATGGCACAAATTTCTGCTATGGTTAAGAAACTCTTTTTCCTCAACCCGGAAGACCCGAGGGAGTGGCACACCGGCGACTCAGCTGTAGCCGCGTATAAAAAAGCGGCTGAATTTGTGGACGTGAGCAGGTTCGGCAGGTTACTGGACTTCCTGGGAAAACTGCCCGGGGTGGTGGTGGGATGATACCTGCCTGACGGTCACCGCACCCGCCCCTCTGAAGGAGGCAGGTTCCCAGGCCGCATTTTTTTCTATGGGGGTGAAAATTTTGAATAAAAGCGACTCACAGTGGGTGCGGGAAATCTTCCGCCGAGTCATGGAACAAAAAGGTTGTGTCCCCCGGCAGCAGAAAAGCTTTGAGCGGATCAGGGTGTCCAAGAAGGGACACGTTCTCCTGGACAATAGCATGATTCTCAGCAACTCCTTCCTGAAACGAGAAGGAGCTTTAACGGAGAATGGCATGGAAAAGCTGCTTTCCACGCTTTTACCTGCTGCTGTGGAAAAGATAAAGGACGCCCTGGACAGTCCTCCCAACCGCTGTCCGTTGCCGGCACTGAATGCATGCGACTTTGCGGCTGAAACGGAACCGGGGGAAGAACCTCCCGCCCTTCTTCTTGAGAAGTTTGCTGAATACCACCGGGATTACTCTGCACGGCTCCGCAAGTTCACCGGTAAAGTTTTCGACGGCCTTGCCCCGTTTCCTGAATTTGAGTCCGAATCTGTCGCGGCAAGGGCCGGTTGTGTTGTTTCGCCGGAGACTTTTTCTGTCGTCAGGAGGCGTGACGGGCGGTGGGTGCTCACGTGCGGGCGGTGCGGTTTGATTGCCGTATTTCCGTCTATAGAGGCGGGAAAACCGCAACCCGACCAAATAGGTACGAACATCGACAAGGACATGCAGATCATAACCCTTTATGCAGCATCTGCCTGGTCAAAATATCTCTACGAGGACGGCATAATCAACGAAGCGGAGCGGTGCGCAAAAGAAGCGGAGGAGAAGCTGGCCGGTCACATATATTCTAAAGAACTGGCCGCGAAACTGCATGAACTCAAGACTATAGCCGGAAATTTAAAGCGTGGTGAGTTAACCTTATACGGTGATTCGCTGGCTGTCCCTGGTCCCAAACCACCCGTTCCCGTACGTGCAGTGGGAGAATACCTTGCATCTGTTCTTACGGAAATCAATGCTGGGCAGAAGATGTCAGTCGAAGAAGTCCGGCATGTTCTTTGTCAAACGTGGGGAGAATCGGGAAAGGAACTGTGGGAGAAAGCACAAAACAAGTGGGCCGGACTGCCTGCACTTTACCGGCTCCTTCCCGCCGCTAGGCGGGCGTACGAAAGGCTTTCAGCCTTCGCCGGGGCGTGGGAGCAGGGGAAAATAAAAGTAATAGGAGGCGTCCTGCACCTGGGGGGAGAATCTTTTGCAACTCCCGATGGGCAGACCGCTCTTTCCATCCTGGAACACCACTTTCGTCAGTTTGAAGACAGTTTGACCGGGCGGGAACTGCTGGGCGATATTGAAACTATCAAGAAAGTGCTGCAGTATATAGCGGATAACCAGGGTGAGGTGGGAGTAACAACTGCGGTTGCCGTTTTAACCGGGAGCAGGGCGAGCAAAATAATGCAGAAAGGGTACGACAAATCGCCCTATTACGGTATACTCCGAGGACAGTATACGCAACAGAAGCTTGCTGAACTTGTCAATCGTCTGGTCAGGGAAGGTTTGCTGACGGTCAAATACATTGGTTACTACGAATTGCCTGTACTGCATGTACCAAAGGCGGTCCAGAAGGCGCTGGGCGAACTCGAAAAAGGCGTCTCGACGGAAGAGAAAAAAGATCGCCTGTGCCGGATGATAGATACCGCTGTCAAGAACAGGTCGTGGGAAGAACTCGGTAGCATGGTCAGGGAAGGGGAATTTGCTGCAGAGGTGGTCTTGGTAGCAGCCTCTATCTTCTGGCCTACCGGCAAGGCTGCAAAAGTTCTGACCGAGGTTCGGAAAACTGTTCCTGCATGAAAGCCGGAGATTTTCCGGCTTTTTTTGTTTAAGGACGAAATTTGGCCGTCCTTAACTCAGCGACTTGTTTTTTAATAACTGGTGTGGTAAAATTAAGTTGTCGTATATTAATTCGATTGCCGGTACTTTTAAGATACCGGAAGAAAGGTGTTCTCTTTACGGCTTCTTTTA
Coding sequences within it:
- a CDS encoding AAA family ATPase — translated: MNAAEWQKELERVSYVPAREICAVLSLAEVLKKPVLVEGPPGAGKTYLAKAAARVLGAKLVRLQCYEGIDVSRAVYEYNYGKQLLYLNALRDRVAQVLNGTKSLGEAVSILDREAPFWGEEFLVRRPVLEALAPGDGVPRVLLVDEVDRADREFEALLLEALSDWAISIPEYGTVIAEKEPLTILTSNRTRDLSDALRRRCLYLWLDLPDRNREAKIIEAQVPGASREFARKVACFMEEYRRMSPKHTPSVAEAVELALALLTTAGEEFSVEDIESALPVFAKNRDDVKLGVRAAEKTLKRAEGGAGSAE
- a CDS encoding VWA domain-containing protein, which gives rise to MLSSDTLLRSLTGFVEYVRKKGLQVSPAEAADAVQAVQVLAPLSLSNLREVLRPCMVKSVAGFKKFDDAFDEYFLDDKKPVVVAVTALASLEAGGSGRKKGKKWSRGASGSTDEDTDGHRTEQPVPGRHVGWKESLVKLEDGTRLPESFRLFMAGEKFSAAAELARNPLTDADRKAITAVLGRLAVYGELTGEDLPAVTEMLREYVELGKAVEKSRSQISSKRDVSDRRIETGEYRPHIHAPVVRVDSIPPDLLNARLEKLDRKRLALLTAEIERAAAALKPFFARTPGPASRKKALDYRKTLHGSLATFCEPFKLFYSAKRRKLRRVVTVCDLSGSVKNVTGLYLAFMYGLHQAFEGRARHFVFVSEIDEVTPYFSLNSYEECFDRVTRAAAVDYRGFSNYGKMLRKLFDKYRDAFDHETVVMFLGDARTNKYDPEADIMAQISAMVKKLFFLNPEDPREWHTGDSAVAAYKKAAEFVDVSRFGRLLDFLGKLPGVVVG
- a CDS encoding metallophosphoesterase family protein, producing the protein MSRILVVGDVHGCRHLLEAVLHRAGYNPDRDRLILLGDYIDRGPDSKGTLELVRSLVNNGAVALRGNHEQMLLDAIRNPDPVNELGTWLNNGGRATLNSFGTYSVKLLARWRDFLESLPLIHQEEEYIFVHAGVFPGRELQTDIDLLWIRERFLFYPGAPVPGHVVVFGHTMTTIIPGHECARPWFAPGRIGIDTGAFKTGILTCLQLPCHYWQTG
- a CDS encoding RQC domain-containing protein; protein product: MKILNKSDSQWVREIFRRVMEQKGCVPRQQKSFERIRVSKKGHVLLDNSMILSNSFLKREGALTENGMEKLLSTLLPAAVEKIKDALDSPPNRCPLPALNACDFAAETEPGEEPPALLLEKFAEYHRDYSARLRKFTGKVFDGLAPFPEFESESVAARAGCVVSPETFSVVRRRDGRWVLTCGRCGLIAVFPSIEAGKPQPDQIGTNIDKDMQIITLYAASAWSKYLYEDGIINEAERCAKEAEEKLAGHIYSKELAAKLHELKTIAGNLKRGELTLYGDSLAVPGPKPPVPVRAVGEYLASVLTEINAGQKMSVEEVRHVLCQTWGESGKELWEKAQNKWAGLPALYRLLPAARRAYERLSAFAGAWEQGKIKVIGGVLHLGGESFATPDGQTALSILEHHFRQFEDSLTGRELLGDIETIKKVLQYIADNQGEVGVTTAVAVLTGSRASKIMQKGYDKSPYYGILRGQYTQQKLAELVNRLVREGLLTVKYIGYYELPVLHVPKAVQKALGELEKGVSTEEKKDRLCRMIDTAVKNRSWEELGSMVREGEFAAEVVLVAASIFWPTGKAAKVLTEVRKTVPA